A segment of the Natrinema salaciae genome:
TTCGCGATCGGTTCGAGCGGTTCCCCGGCGCGGATCGAAACGGCACCACCGCGTGGCGCGTTCCGACGACGACCGCCCCGGGACGGGACGCGCTGTTCGAGCTGGTCGCACTCACGGACGGGATCGCCGGCTCGCACTTCGTGTTTCGGTTCGAGCTCCGCGACGGTGACACGCCGGTCCTCGACGCGATCCCGCATCACGCGGACGCGGGGGTGGACGCGACGCTGCTCGGCGACGAGATCCGATCGGGCGAAATCGTCGGACTGTCGGAACACGACGCGTGTCTGGTTCCGACCGAGACACGGTTCGAATGGGTCGCCGAGGATCGGCGGTGGGCGATCCGGGGCGGCTCACTGTGCGTCGAGACGCTCGACGGACGGACGGAGAGTTGCTACGGATTGACGAACGTCGAGGGGGCGAGGATCGGCGACGACGGGACGGTGCTGGCGCTCGCCTGGGACCCGGGTGAGTTGCCGGACGACGCCGTGGGGACGCTGCTCTCGTGGATCGCGGACAAGCTGTACAATCCGCCGCCGGCGGTGTCCTGCGAGACACTCGAGCGTGCGAGGGCGGTCGAAGCGTATCTGCAGGAGTTGCTCGCGGCCTACGACGGGCGTGAGATCTAGACGAACGGCGAACACATCGGACTGGCCGACGGGCGCGCGGCGGAACGACCGATCCGCACTTACAGATCGTACTGCTCGCGCACCAGGTGGTCGATGCCACGTTCCTCGAGCACGGCCATCGGCGCGAGCACGTCGAGCTGGACGACGCCGGGGAGCCGACCGATCTGGACGCCGCCGGTGAACGTACACCGAGAGCGGACCTCGCCCTCGCTCATGTCGAGCAGTTTCGTGGCGCGGTCGAACGCGTTCTGCGTCGCGTCGTTGACCGTCGCGCCGGAGCCGATGACCTGGATCGGTCCCATCTCCGTTTCGACGTCGACGCCGTGTTCCGCGCCGAGGGCGCGCCCCGCCTCGCGCTCCTCGTCGCTGTAGGGGCTGCTGATGAAAGGCAGGTCCGCTTCGTTCGGCAGGAGGACCGGCCCGTCGAGCTCGAGCCCCTCGATGACCTCGACGTCCATCCGGACGGTGCCGCTCACGTCGGTCGTGTGCAGGGAGAGTTCGCCGTCGCCCTGGTTGGCGTGCAGGTCGCCGACGTAGACGCCGGCCCCGTCGACCTTGACCGGGCAGATGAGCGTCGCGCCCGGCCGGACCTGCGGGACGTCCATGTGGCCGTCGGTTCGGGCCTCGAGGTCGGCCTCACTCTCGACGCCGTAGTCGTGTTCGGCCCCAATGAGGTACTGGCCGAAGTCGCCGGCGTTGTGCGAGTCGGGCATCGTGACCGGCGGTGTCGTCCCGACGTTTCCGATGAACGGACGCAGCCGCCCCAGCGTGCCGGGCATCTCGCCGGGTTCGTACAGCAGGATGGGGTGCTGGCGCGAGTGGTCGGGGATGTCCATCACCTCGTCGGCGTCTTCGGCGAGTTCGTGCGCACCGTCCTCGTCGAGCGTGATCCCGACCGTGTGATCGTCGTCGAAGGCGACGGTGTAGCCGTACTCGAAGCCGAAAGAGGAGGCGTTCGCGCCGCACTCGGCGCACGTGATCGATTCCGGACCCGTGCCCTCGACGACCGTCTCCGGCCACTCGGTGCCACACTCCGGACAGCGGTGATCGACGAACGGGTCGTCACCGAAAGCCCCCTCGCGTTCGGCCATCGACCCCGTGCTCGTCGCCATGCTCGTCACGTCGACGTCCCGGATGTGGAGCGCGACGGCGTCGCCGACCGAGGCCCCCTCGACGCGGATCGGCCGGGTCACCTCGTGGCCGCCGCGGAACTCGGGCGTGATCATCGGACCCCAACAGCCCGGCGGCGTGTACGTCTCGATCGTCCCGCCGTCAGCGACGGTCCCCGCCCACTCCTGATCGGGGCCGACGAGTCCGAGCGTGTACTGGTCGACGGACAACTCCTGTTCGATTTCTTGTTGTGCCATAACATACCAATGTACGACGGTGCCGGCGATAAGGTTGCTGTTCGCGGGACCGGCGGGGGCAGGCTCCGGACCCGAACCGATCTCGGAGCCACGTCGGCGCTCCGGCCGTCGTTCGCTTCGGGTTCGGAGCGAAGACCGAACGAATCCGTTCGCCATCCGTGGCCGAATACGCCGCAATGGATTCGTTCAAGTGGGTCTCGTCCCACCTGTCAACCGATGACTGATTCGACGGACGAGGACTCACCGGAATGTCGAACGTGCGGCGACCCCGTTGGACCGGCTTCCGAACAGCGCGTCGTGACGACAGTCGAAGACGGGGCGGCCGTCTACCGCTATTTCTGTACCGACGACTGCCGCGAGCAGTGGGAGTCGTCGAACTCCGCCTGAGCCGGACACCGGTTGCTCGTACGGCATCGGCCGGAGGATCGTGCGACGGCGTCGTTCCGCGCTGGTTCTCGGGACGGACGACGGGTGTCAGCCGCGCTAGCCATCCGAACAGTCAACCGTCTGCGACGCGCACCGCTGGATATGACGCCCGACGGGACCCACACCGTGACCGAGATCCCCGTCGACGAGGTGACGCTCGAGGGCGAACTCGTCGTGCCGCCGGAATCGACCGGGCTCGTCGTCTTCGCCCACGGGAGCGGGAGCAGTCGGCACAGTCCGCGAAACAACTTCGTCGCCGAGCGGCTCCGCGAGCGCGGGCTCGCCACGCTCCTGTTCGATTTACTGACCGAGGTCGAGGATCGGCATCGGGAGAACCGGTTCGACATCCCGCGCTTGACCGACCGCCTCGTCGCGACGACCGAGTGGGTCCGCGAGCGGCCGGAGACGAGCACGCACTCGATCGGCTACTTCGGCTCCAGTACGGGTGCCGCGGCAGCCCTCCGCGGTGCGGCCCGGCCGGAAACGGCGATCGACGCGGTGGTCTCGCGCGGCGGCCGGGTCGACATGGCGGCCGATATCGTCGACGACGTGACCGCGCCGACGCTGCTCGTCGTCGGCGGCGAGGACGAGTCGGTCCGGAAACTGAACCGAGAGATCTACGAGGCGCTCGCCGTCGAGCGGGACCTCCGAATCGTCGAGGGCGCGGGCCACCTCTTCGACGGACCGGGCGAACTCGAGACGGTCGCCGACCACGCCGCGGACTGGTTCACGACGCATCTCGAGTGACCGGTTCGAGCAGGGTGGTAGTACCGAAGCGTAACACAGATCTTTACCGCTGGAACGTAACTGCTGGGACGATGGCTACCGAGGCGACGTTCACGATACCGTCCGACCAGTTCCCGCTCGGGAGCGTGTTCGAACAGTTGCCGGGCGTGACCGTCGAACTCGAGCGGATAATTCCGGCACGGGACGTGGTAGTGCCGTACTTCTGGGTTCGAGGGACCGTGGTCGACGACATCGAGAGCGCGTTCACCGATCACCCGGGTGTACGGAATATCAAATTCGTCGATTCCGTCGCGGACGAGTATCTGTTGCGCGTCGAGTGGGCGCTGGAGCACGACGGCGTGTTGAGCACGCTGACCGAGACGAAGGTTCCGCTCGTCAAAGCGGTCGGCACGAGTCAGCAGTGGACGTTCGACGTTCGCGGGGACGCTCGAAGCGACATCGCCGCCTTTCAAAATCGCTGCCGAGAGCTGGACATTCCGATCACGCTGACGAAACTCAACGCGCTCACGCCGATCGGGACGGATACCGGAGCCGCGCTGACCGAACCCCAGCGGGAGGCGCTGGTACTCGCCCACGATCGCGGCTACTTCAATTCGCCGCGTGACGTGACGATGGGAGAGCTCGGCGACGAGCTCGGGATCACACAGCAGGCGGTGGCGTCTCGGCTCCGACGCGGTATCGATCGCGTGCTCCGGAGTACGCTCCCGGAACTGTCGGGCTCGAGTCAACAACCCTCTTAAAGGAGTTGTATATTAAAAAGCGCCCCTGAACAGGCTCGCCGGTCATGTGAGACGTAGTGGTTGGGAACTCCAGTCGGCTCGGCGAGAGTCTCGAATCGTACGTGCGCAAACTGAGCCGCTGGCACGGCGCTATCCCTGCACTGGGTGTGCTAATTCTTCTCGGTGCAATGGGGAAATCGGTCCACACGTTGGGTACCACCGGTATCCTCCTGGAAGCGATACTCGATTTGATCCTGATCGGCGCGCTCGGAGTCGT
Coding sequences within it:
- a CDS encoding DUF7576 family protein — translated: MTDSTDEDSPECRTCGDPVGPASEQRVVTTVEDGAAVYRYFCTDDCREQWESSNSA
- a CDS encoding helix-turn-helix domain-containing protein, producing MATEATFTIPSDQFPLGSVFEQLPGVTVELERIIPARDVVVPYFWVRGTVVDDIESAFTDHPGVRNIKFVDSVADEYLLRVEWALEHDGVLSTLTETKVPLVKAVGTSQQWTFDVRGDARSDIAAFQNRCRELDIPITLTKLNALTPIGTDTGAALTEPQREALVLAHDRGYFNSPRDVTMGELGDELGITQQAVASRLRRGIDRVLRSTLPELSGSSQQPS
- a CDS encoding dienelactone hydrolase family protein, which produces MTPDGTHTVTEIPVDEVTLEGELVVPPESTGLVVFAHGSGSSRHSPRNNFVAERLRERGLATLLFDLLTEVEDRHRENRFDIPRLTDRLVATTEWVRERPETSTHSIGYFGSSTGAAAALRGAARPETAIDAVVSRGGRVDMAADIVDDVTAPTLLVVGGEDESVRKLNREIYEALAVERDLRIVEGAGHLFDGPGELETVADHAADWFTTHLE
- a CDS encoding acetamidase/formamidase family protein, encoding MAQQEIEQELSVDQYTLGLVGPDQEWAGTVADGGTIETYTPPGCWGPMITPEFRGGHEVTRPIRVEGASVGDAVALHIRDVDVTSMATSTGSMAEREGAFGDDPFVDHRCPECGTEWPETVVEGTGPESITCAECGANASSFGFEYGYTVAFDDDHTVGITLDEDGAHELAEDADEVMDIPDHSRQHPILLYEPGEMPGTLGRLRPFIGNVGTTPPVTMPDSHNAGDFGQYLIGAEHDYGVESEADLEARTDGHMDVPQVRPGATLICPVKVDGAGVYVGDLHANQGDGELSLHTTDVSGTVRMDVEVIEGLELDGPVLLPNEADLPFISSPYSDEEREAGRALGAEHGVDVETEMGPIQVIGSGATVNDATQNAFDRATKLLDMSEGEVRSRCTFTGGVQIGRLPGVVQLDVLAPMAVLEERGIDHLVREQYDL